CCAACGACATTATAAAACGCTGCGTTCTCCGTGGCACTGAAATCAGTCTGAGTCGGAAGGTTAGCGCGAAAGTGTGGCTCGACAAAGAGAAATCTGCGGTGAAAATAGTTTTCTAAACTCAAAAAGAGAACAACTTCGAGATGGTGGTCGTAAATAACAAGCAAAAGATTTCGGTGCCCGAGTACTTGAACGAAGAATTCTTCACCGAAACTCTGGAAGAGGGTCTGCGGGAGACAAAGGTTACCCTCGAAGAAATTAACTTTGAGTGGGGCAGCAACCCGGGGGACAACTACTGCTCGGCCATCTATCGCGTGCAGGTGACATTCGCCAAATGGTTGGATGGCAAGGAGTCCGCGAACAAGGAGCAACTTTCGCTGATTGTCAAGACTATCCCGATCACCGAGGCCACACAGTTCCTCGAGGATGTGAGTGTTTTCATCAAGGAGAAGCAGACCTATACGGATATACTCCCTCGGTTGGAAATACTCAGTCGCGGCGACAAGTTTGGGGCCAAGTGAGTGAAAGTTTATCAACCATCAAGGGCTCGAAATGAATGTTCCGTAACCCTCTCCATAGATACTACCATTCCGTAAAGGGACCCGTGCAGACGATTGTCTTTAGCGACCTGAAAGTGGAGGGCTTCGGGGTGGCTTCACGCGAGACAGGACTCGACTGGAATCATGCCTCGCtcattctgcagcagctgggcaaATTTCACGCCACTTCCATGGTGCTGGCACAGAAGGTTCCTCACTACCTCTACATCACAAATGCTTGGAAAATACTAATTAGAGATACAATTTCCTCTGTAGGATCCAGAAATCGTGAAGCAGTACACCCGCGGCATGCTCAGCGAGGATATTCTGATGAAGACCGACACCTTTGAGAACATGTTCGGTGGCTTCCTCAAGGGCCTCGTCAAGGTCTCTGCCGGTTGGCCCGGCTACAAGCACATCAGCGAACATCTGCAGCGTTTTAGTAACAATTTCCGGAACGTGTGTGCAGCGGCCGCAAAGCCCAAGCCCGGCGATCGCTATGTGGTGCTGAATCACGGCGACATGTGGACCAACAACTTCATGTATGGCTATGACAATGCAGCCCAGCCGGAGGTGCCCACGCGTGCCATCTTCGTGGACTTTCAGCTGTCCTTCTACGGCAGTCCAGCCTGCGATCTGAACTTCTTCCTGAACACCAGCCTCCAGTTTGAGTTGGTGCAAGAGCGCCGCGAGGAGCTCATCGAGGTGTATTATGAGGCCTTCAGGGATACCCTAGAGTACGCACGATTTGAGCACATTCCCACCTACGAGGACCTGCTCTACGAGCTGCGTAGCCGCGAGACCTATGGCGTGTTTGCCATGTTTGCTTTCCTGCCCATGATCACCATGCCCAAGGAGCTGTCGGCGGACAACAGCATCGACAACATGCAGGATGAATCCTTTAAGCAGAAGAAAATGGATGCCATCTTTGCCCAAAAGTCTCTCAACGACTACCAGAAGTGGGCCCTCAAGCGCTTCGATGCGCTCGGCGTCTTTGGGGATTACTAGACGTTGAAGACTTCTCTTCATAATGGGGTTAGGTATTGACTAACATTTGTGATAAAAGACAATGCAATGGATTCAAGATGGGTGTCACCGAGCACCACATCTGTGCCACAGAGCAGCCAGCTTGTTGTAGATTTTGTGTACAAGGATCTACAAGTGACTGTCTGTAGAGTGGAgttcaattaaacaaaagcaatgcaaTTGGATTTAGTAATAGAATTCAAAGGATTCTTTTAATGGGAGAGTGTTTCATTTGGAAATGTTTCTTGTCACGATGAAGACCAAGAAACCGATCAGATACGCTGCAAAGTTCAAACTCAGTTAAGCTTTAAGGAAACTGAGTAAACTTGTATGTTTTATTCATCTCTAATCTCAGAGAATGCTTTTTGAAGGATTTTATTGCAAGGCAGATCTATATTTTTGCTGCACCGGCAACCATCACTCGACTGCTCGACAAGCACAAGCGAATTGATAAAAGTATCTTACATGTCGTGTGCATGACGCTTCACAGCGAATGCTTAACTCGAGATGCAGTAGCGAATGCCGTGAAAGGAGCAaaagaacaaattaaatgtcGCGTACATGACGCGACAGGCTAAAGCTTTCTGTGGTTGTTGGGCTATTCTTGGATACAATTGATTCGTCTCTGGTCTCTCGTTTTGAACAGCGAACTAAATAACATTTGAGGAAAATCCCCACCAT
The sequence above is a segment of the Drosophila subobscura isolate 14011-0131.10 chromosome U, UCBerk_Dsub_1.0, whole genome shotgun sequence genome. Coding sequences within it:
- the LOC117900906 gene encoding uncharacterized protein LOC117900906; translated protein: MVVVNNKQKISVPEYLNEEFFTETLEEGLRETKVTLEEINFEWGSNPGDNYCSAIYRVQVTFAKWLDGKESANKEQLSLIVKTIPITEATQFLEDVSVFIKEKQTYTDILPRLEILSRGDKFGAKYYHSVKGPVQTIVFSDLKVEGFGVASRETGLDWNHASLILQQLGKFHATSMVLAQKDPEIVKQYTRGMLSEDILMKTDTFENMFGGFLKGLVKVSAGWPGYKHISEHLQRFSNNFRNVCAAAAKPKPGDRYVVLNHGDMWTNNFMYGYDNAAQPEVPTRAIFVDFQLSFYGSPACDLNFFLNTSLQFELVQERREELIEVYYEAFRDTLEYARFEHIPTYEDLLYELRSRETYGVFAMFAFLPMITMPKELSADNSIDNMQDESFKQKKMDAIFAQKSLNDYQKWALKRFDALGVFGDY